From the Deltaproteobacteria bacterium genome, the window CGCCGGTCACTGAGGGCGGACTCGACGGCCGCCTTCCAGCCTGGAGCGAGCCTCGTGTCGGCGTGGAGAAAGAGGAGCACCTCGGCCTTTGCGGCCCTGGCCCCGCAGTCCATCTGGGCGCCCCGGCCGCGCGGAGCGCGCAGCACCTCGGCCCCCAGGGCGCGGGCCGCGGCGCGGGTGCCGTCGGTGCTGCCCCCGTCGGCCACGATCACCTGCGACGCCTCGCCGGCCACGGAGCCGACGGCGCCCGCGATGCCGGCCGCCTCGTTCAACGTGGGGATTACGACCGATACGTCCACCGCCGTCAGACAAGGAGCCTGCCCACGAGATCGAGCAGCTCTTCGGGCTTGCAGGGCTTGAGCAGGTAGGGGCTGCCGCAGCTTTCGAGAAAGTCCTTGACGTCGCTGCTGCACACGTCGCCGGTGAGAAGGATCACCTTCCCCTCCAGGTACCTGTGTTTCTTCAGTATGGTGTCGTAGAGGGCCGTGCCCGCCACTCCGGGCATCTTTATATCCGTTATGACGAGCGAGAACTTCCTGGTGTCGAGCGCCTCGAGGGCCTCCCGGCCGTCACGGGCTATGGCCACGTCGAACCCCCGTGCGACGAGGATGTCGTGGAGCGACTCGCGGATGCTCTTCTCGTCGTCTACGATGAGGATGCGTTTCCCGGCGAGTTTTGAGAGCCTCTCCTCGCCGGCCGGGGGCGCCGTTGCGCGCCGGGTCTGCTCCTCCGGGGCGAGCTCGTCCCGTCTTATGACCGGCAGCACGACGGTCACCGTCGTGCCTTCGCCGTCGGCGGTCCTTATGTAGATGTCGCCGCCGTGCTCCTTGAGGATACCGTGGGAGATGGACAGCCCCAGGCCCGTGCCCTTGCCCACGTCCTTTGTCGTGAAGAAGGGGTCGAAGACCTTGTTTATCACCTCGCGGGAGATGCCCGGACCGTCGTCGCGGAAGACGGCGTGGATCTTGCCGGCCACCAGGGCCGTGGATATCTGGAGCGTGCCCTGCGGCCTGTGGGAGGCTATGGCGTCGGCGGCGTTGTTTATTATGTTGATGAAGACCTGCTGGAGCTGGAAGAGGTCGACCATGGTCCTGGGCAGGTCCGGGGCCAGGTCGACGCGGACGTCGATATTGTTGGTCCTGAGCGAGTACTCGCGCAGCTCGAGGGTTTCGCGCAGTATGTCGTTTACGCTGTGGTATTCCCGCTCGGGCTTTCTGGCCCTTGCGAAGGTGAGCAGGTGGCGCACTATCTTGGCGGTGCGCATGGACTCCTGGTATATCTTGCGCACCTTCTCCTTCACGTCCTCGACCTTCTTCTCGCCCGGCGTGTCCATGAGTATCTGGCTGAAGCCCATGATGCCCATGAGCGGGTTGTTGAGCTCGTGGGCTATGCCGGCGACGAGCTTTCCCACGCTGCTGAGCTTTTCCGAGTGGAGGAGCTGTTCCTTGAGGAGCTTTTCCTGTGTGATGTCGCGGGCGAAGTGGACGGCGGCCGAGAGGACGCCCTCGTCGTTGTATACGGGGAAGGCCGTGACCTGGAAGGTCCCTCCGAGCACCTCGCTCTCGATCTCCACGCTGCGAAGCCCCGTCCTCTCGTCGACACCCGTCAAGGGGCACCTCTCCGCGCCGCTCCCCTCGCCGAAGAGCTCGTGGCAGCTTCGGCCCACGAGCTTTTCGGGCTGGGTGGAGAGCTTCGAGGCCAGCGCCTTGTTGACCTTGACGACCTTGTAGTCCATGTCGTGGATGATGATGTAGTCCCGGATGGCGTCGAAGGTGGCGATCCACTCCTTGCGGCTTCTCGTGACGAGCTCGAGCAGGCGCTTTTTCTCCTCGTCGCGTCTTTTCATGGTGTCGAGCATGTCGTTGAAGGCCCTGGAGAGGTAGCCTATCTCGTCCTCCGAGGCCGTGTCGAAGCGCAGCGCCCCGTCGCCCTTGCCCTCGGTTATCTGCTCGATGACGCGCACGGTCCTCTCTATGGGGCCGGTGATGGACCTCCTTATTATGATGGAGAGGACCGCCCCTCCCGCGGCGACGAGCAGTACGCCGAGGACGAACCACCGGAGAACGCTTTTGTCGAGGTAGGAGTAGACGTCGCCGAGCGGGAGCGAGACCATGAGCACTCCGCCGGCCTCGTCGGCCGTGTGGCAAGCCAGGCACCGTTTCTCGACGCGGATCGCCTCCAGATAAGTGAAGAGGCGCTCGTCGCCAAGGTCCTCCACGTACCAGACGCTGCCTCCGCCCTCTCCGCCCTCGAGCGCCGAAAGGGCCTCGGCGAAGGCCGCCGTGTCCGTCCC encodes:
- a CDS encoding response regulator — translated: MVKNSLHYKILGLLIGIVVMGMSLWALCEYRSLEGSLLEHKVRDVKFLSRSLMSAIYRDMQDGGSHMARHLIEGLRESEGVRRIQVLRKGGAGEAFRAPESVGTASAPPAGTDTAAFAEALSALEGGEGGGSVWYVEDLGDERLFTYLEAIRVEKRCLACHTADEAGGVLMVSLPLGDVYSYLDKSVLRWFVLGVLLVAAGGAVLSIIIRRSITGPIERTVRVIEQITEGKGDGALRFDTASEDEIGYLSRAFNDMLDTMKRRDEEKKRLLELVTRSRKEWIATFDAIRDYIIIHDMDYKVVKVNKALASKLSTQPEKLVGRSCHELFGEGSGAERCPLTGVDERTGLRSVEIESEVLGGTFQVTAFPVYNDEGVLSAAVHFARDITQEKLLKEQLLHSEKLSSVGKLVAGIAHELNNPLMGIMGFSQILMDTPGEKKVEDVKEKVRKIYQESMRTAKIVRHLLTFARARKPEREYHSVNDILRETLELREYSLRTNNIDVRVDLAPDLPRTMVDLFQLQQVFINIINNAADAIASHRPQGTLQISTALVAGKIHAVFRDDGPGISREVINKVFDPFFTTKDVGKGTGLGLSISHGILKEHGGDIYIRTADGEGTTVTVVLPVIRRDELAPEEQTRRATAPPAGEERLSKLAGKRILIVDDEKSIRESLHDILVARGFDVAIARDGREALEALDTRKFSLVITDIKMPGVAGTALYDTILKKHRYLEGKVILLTGDVCSSDVKDFLESCGSPYLLKPCKPEELLDLVGRLLV